One segment of Mycobacterium spongiae DNA contains the following:
- the exaC gene encoding acetaldehyde dehydrogenase ExaC yields the protein MTVFSRPGSADALMSYESRYENFIGGQWVAPAAGRYFENLTPVTGQPFCEVPRSDAADVDKALDAAHAAAPAWGKTAPAERAAILNKIADRIDENTAALALAEAWDNGKPIRETLAADIPLAADHFRYFAAAIRAQEGSLSQIDEDMVAYHFHEPLGVVAQIIPWNFPILMGAWKLAPALAAGNAVVLKPAEQTPASMLFLMSLIGDLLPPGVINVVNGFGAEAGKPLASSDRIAKVAFTGETTTGRLIMQYAAQTLIPVTLELGGKSPNIFFSDVMAAGDDFCDKALEGFTMFALNQGEVCTCPSRSLVQADIYDEFLELAAIRTKAVRQGDPLDTETMLGSQASNDQLEKVLSYIEIGKGEGAKVITGGERADLGGDLSGGFYMQPTIFSGTNDMRIFQEEIFGPVVAVTPFADYDDAMGIANDTLYGLGAGVWSRDGNTAYRAGRDIQAGRVWVNCYHVYPAHAAFGGYKQSGFGRENHKVMLDHYQQTKNLLVSYSDKAVGLF from the coding sequence ATGACTGTCTTTTCCCGTCCGGGTTCCGCCGACGCGCTGATGTCGTACGAGTCCCGATATGAAAACTTCATTGGGGGCCAATGGGTTGCGCCCGCCGCGGGCCGATACTTCGAAAACCTGACCCCGGTAACCGGCCAGCCGTTCTGCGAGGTGCCGCGCTCCGACGCTGCCGACGTCGACAAGGCGCTCGACGCCGCGCACGCGGCGGCTCCGGCATGGGGCAAGACCGCTCCAGCCGAGCGCGCAGCGATCCTGAACAAGATCGCTGACCGCATCGACGAAAACACCGCCGCGCTGGCTCTGGCCGAAGCCTGGGACAACGGCAAACCCATCCGGGAAACGCTGGCCGCAGACATCCCGCTGGCGGCCGATCACTTCCGCTACTTCGCAGCCGCTATCCGCGCTCAGGAGGGCTCGCTGTCGCAGATCGACGAGGACATGGTCGCCTACCACTTCCACGAGCCGCTGGGGGTGGTCGCGCAGATCATTCCGTGGAACTTCCCGATCCTCATGGGTGCGTGGAAGCTTGCCCCAGCGCTCGCCGCCGGCAACGCAGTCGTGCTGAAACCCGCCGAGCAGACGCCCGCCTCGATGCTCTTCTTGATGTCGTTGATCGGTGATCTCTTGCCGCCCGGGGTAATCAACGTTGTCAACGGATTCGGCGCTGAGGCCGGCAAGCCGTTGGCATCCAGCGACCGGATCGCCAAGGTCGCGTTCACCGGGGAGACCACGACTGGCCGACTGATCATGCAGTACGCCGCGCAAACCTTGATTCCCGTCACCCTGGAACTCGGCGGCAAGAGCCCGAACATCTTCTTCTCCGACGTGATGGCCGCGGGTGACGACTTCTGCGACAAAGCGCTCGAGGGGTTCACCATGTTCGCTCTCAATCAGGGTGAGGTCTGCACCTGTCCGTCGCGCAGCCTGGTTCAGGCCGACATCTACGACGAGTTCCTGGAGTTGGCGGCGATCCGCACCAAGGCGGTCCGGCAAGGCGATCCCCTGGACACCGAAACGATGTTGGGCTCCCAAGCGTCGAATGACCAACTGGAAAAGGTGTTGTCCTACATCGAAATCGGCAAGGGCGAGGGGGCAAAGGTCATCACCGGCGGCGAGCGCGCCGACCTTGGTGGCGACCTGTCCGGCGGCTTCTATATGCAGCCGACGATCTTCAGCGGCACCAACGATATGCGGATCTTCCAGGAAGAGATTTTCGGGCCCGTCGTCGCGGTGACCCCGTTTGCCGATTACGACGACGCGATGGGCATTGCCAACGACACGCTCTATGGTCTGGGTGCCGGTGTGTGGAGTCGCGACGGCAACACCGCCTACCGTGCCGGGCGGGACATTCAAGCCGGCCGGGTTTGGGTCAACTGCTACCACGTATACCCAGCACACGCCGCGTTCGGCGGGTACAAGCAGTCTGGTTTCGGCCGTGAGAACCACAAGGTGATGCTCGATCACTACCAGCAGACCAAGAACCTGCTGGTGTCCTACTCGGATAAGGCGGTTGGGCTCTTCTGA
- the lpdA gene encoding dihydrolipoyl dehydrogenase: MTHYDVVVLGAGPGGYVAAIRAAQLGLKTAIVEPKYWGGVCLNVGCIPSKALLRNAELVHIFSKDAKSFGMSGEVTFDYGVAYDRSRKVADGRVVGVHYLMKKNKITEIHGYGRFTDANTLSVDLNDSGTETVTFDNAIIATGSSTRLVPGTELSTNVVTYEEQILSRELPKSIVIAGAGAIGMEFGYVLKNYGVDVTIVEFLPRALPNEDAEVSKEIERQFKKLGVKVRTATKVESISDDGSQVTVTVSKGDKTEELKADKVLQAIGFAPNVEGYGLDKAGVELTERGAIGIDDYMHTNVPHIYAIGDVTGLLQLAHVAEAQGIVAAETIAGAETLALGDYRMLPRATFCQPQVASFGLTEQQARDEGYDVVVAKFPFTANAKAHGLGDPSGFVKLVADAKRGELLGGHLIGHDVSELLPELTLAQKWDLSAAELARNVHTHPTMSEALQECFHGLTGHMINF, from the coding sequence GTGACTCACTACGACGTCGTTGTTCTCGGAGCCGGACCCGGTGGATATGTCGCCGCAATCCGTGCCGCACAGCTCGGTCTGAAGACTGCAATCGTTGAACCCAAGTACTGGGGCGGCGTATGCCTCAACGTCGGCTGTATTCCTTCCAAAGCCTTGCTGCGCAATGCCGAGCTGGTCCACATTTTTTCCAAAGACGCCAAGAGTTTCGGCATGAGCGGCGAAGTGACCTTCGACTATGGGGTTGCCTATGACCGGAGCCGCAAGGTGGCCGATGGCCGCGTTGTCGGCGTGCACTACCTCATGAAGAAAAACAAGATCACCGAGATCCATGGCTATGGCCGATTCACCGATGCCAACACGCTATCGGTCGATCTCAACGATTCGGGCACAGAAACCGTCACCTTCGACAACGCCATCATCGCCACCGGTAGTAGTACCCGATTGGTTCCCGGTACCGAGTTGTCAACCAACGTCGTCACCTACGAGGAGCAGATCCTGTCCCGGGAGCTGCCCAAGTCGATCGTTATCGCCGGAGCCGGCGCAATCGGCATGGAGTTCGGCTATGTGCTGAAGAACTACGGCGTCGACGTCACGATCGTGGAATTCTTGCCGCGGGCACTGCCCAACGAGGACGCCGAGGTGTCCAAGGAGATCGAGAGGCAGTTCAAGAAGCTCGGCGTCAAGGTTCGCACCGCAACCAAAGTGGAGTCGATCTCCGACGACGGGTCGCAAGTCACTGTCACCGTGAGCAAGGGCGACAAGACCGAGGAGCTCAAGGCCGACAAGGTGTTGCAGGCCATCGGGTTTGCGCCCAACGTGGAGGGATACGGTCTGGACAAGGCGGGCGTCGAACTGACCGAGCGCGGGGCGATCGGTATCGACGACTACATGCACACCAATGTGCCGCACATCTACGCGATTGGTGACGTCACCGGTCTGCTGCAGCTTGCCCATGTTGCCGAGGCGCAGGGCATCGTGGCAGCCGAAACCATCGCAGGCGCAGAGACCTTGGCACTCGGTGACTATCGCATGTTGCCGCGGGCCACGTTCTGCCAGCCGCAGGTTGCCAGCTTCGGACTCACCGAGCAGCAAGCCCGGGACGAAGGTTACGACGTCGTCGTCGCCAAATTCCCGTTCACGGCGAACGCTAAAGCACACGGTCTGGGCGATCCCAGCGGGTTCGTCAAGCTGGTGGCCGATGCCAAACGGGGTGAGCTGCTGGGCGGGCATCTGATCGGCCACGATGTATCCGAGCTGCTGCCGGAACTCACGCTGGCGCAAAAGTGGGACCTGAGTGCCGCCGAACTGGCTCGCAACGTGCACACTCACCCCACGATGTCGGAGGCACTGCAGGAGTGCTTCCACGGTTTGACTGGCCACATGATCAACTTCTGA
- a CDS encoding DUF779 domain-containing protein, protein MVAPASAPPGVLITADAASLLARLQDRHGPVMFHQSGGCCDGSSPMCYPSGDFLVGDRDVLLGVLDVGPSSGSDGVPVWISGPQYEAHYQGEKQTQLVIDVVAGRGGGFSLEAPEGVRFLSRGRVLTAAEKVLLQAQPVITGAGYARGERPPSRGHIVDLDDHDAAPGTCRATGQ, encoded by the coding sequence ATGGTCGCACCGGCGAGCGCCCCTCCGGGCGTGCTCATCACCGCCGATGCAGCCTCGCTGCTAGCGCGGCTGCAGGATCGCCATGGTCCGGTGATGTTCCACCAATCCGGCGGGTGCTGCGACGGGTCGTCGCCGATGTGTTACCCGAGCGGGGATTTCCTCGTCGGTGACCGCGACGTATTGCTTGGTGTGCTCGATGTCGGCCCATCATCGGGCTCGGACGGAGTCCCGGTGTGGATCTCGGGTCCCCAGTACGAAGCCCATTACCAGGGAGAAAAGCAGACCCAGCTGGTCATCGACGTCGTGGCCGGGCGCGGCGGCGGGTTCAGTCTGGAGGCGCCGGAGGGTGTGCGGTTCCTCAGCCGCGGTCGCGTCCTCACCGCGGCCGAGAAGGTGTTGCTGCAAGCTCAACCGGTGATCACCGGTGCCGGGTACGCCCGTGGTGAACGTCCGCCGTCGCGTGGTCATATCGTCGATCTCGATGACCACGATGCCGCGCCGGGCACGTGCCGCGCCACTGGGCAGTAA
- a CDS encoding putative holin: protein MIPLPRSWLLTSAMLVGTALGVLAGVAFTVLVRSPIRPDFVIALVVGIPTVTGMAVVLLSGRRWVTMVGAFILAMAPGWFGVLVAIQVASGG from the coding sequence GTGATTCCCCTACCACGGTCATGGCTGCTGACAAGCGCCATGCTGGTTGGCACGGCACTCGGGGTGCTCGCGGGGGTGGCGTTCACCGTGCTGGTCAGATCCCCGATCCGGCCAGATTTCGTCATTGCGCTGGTCGTCGGGATTCCCACGGTGACCGGGATGGCGGTCGTCCTGCTGTCCGGGCGTCGGTGGGTCACGATGGTGGGGGCATTCATCCTGGCGATGGCGCCGGGTTGGTTCGGTGTGCTGGTCGCGATCCAGGTGGCATCCGGTGGCTGA